In Thermoflexus sp., the sequence CCTACGCGTATGGCTATCCCCGCCTGGGGCGCAAACGGGAATATAAATCCCTGATCGAGGGCTTCTGGGCCGGGAAGCTTCAGGAGGCGGAGCTGGTCGCTGGCCTGGAGGCCCTGGAGGCGGAGCGCCTGGAGACCTATCGACGCTTTGTGGATCGCTTCCCGGTCGGCGAGCTCTCCCTGTATGACCCGATGCTGGACACGGCCCTGATCCTGGGGCTTTACCTGAACGGCGAGCGGCTGGAGGATTACTTCGCGCTGGCGCGGGGCGAGAAGGCCCTGGAGCTCACCAAATGGTTTAACACCAACTATCATTACCTGGTCCCGGAGATCCCCTTTGCGGGGGGGCAACCTCCGGCCTTCCGGGTCGCCTGGAACAAACCCCTCGAAGCGTTCCGGAAGACCCCGGACGGCATCCCGTATGTGATCGGCCCGTATACGTTCCTCCGGCTCAGCAAGGGATATCCCCCGGAGGCCTTCGGGGCGCTGTTCCGCGCGCTGATCCCAGCCTATGCCGAGCTGTTCCGATCCCTGAAAGCGGCCGGCGCCGCCATGATCCATGTCGATGAGCCTGCATGGGTGACGGACGTGCCGCCCGAGCACATCGCGCTGATCCGCGAGGCTTACGCCGCCCTGGGCCGGGAGGCGGAGCTCCTGGTGTTCACCTACTACGATAGCGTGGATTTCCTCGAGCAACTCTACGATATGCCGTTGCGGGGCATCGGGCTGGATCTCATCCACGGCGCGGAGAACCTGGACACGCTCCGGCGGGCGGGCTTCCCCTCCGACAAGATCCTGATCGCCGGGATCGTGGACGGCCGCAACGTCTGGAAGACGGATCTCCGGAAGGCCGCGCGGCAGATCGAGGCGCTCCGCCGGTGGACTTCCGCCGAGATCTGGATCTCCAACGCCGGGCCACTCTATCACCTCCCCGTAACCGTCGAGCTGGAATCCCGTCTCGATCCGGCCCTTCAGGAGCGCATCGCCTTCGCCACGGAACGCCTCAAGGAGCTCCACCTGCTCAAAACCCTGATGACCGAAGGGGAGACCGAAGCGGTGCGGCGATGGAATGCCCCAGCCCACCCCACCGATCACTGGTATCGCCCGGAGGTCCAGGAGCGGGTGCGCCGCTTAAGGCCGGAGGATTTCTCCCGCGACCTCCCCTACGCAGAGCGATCCCGACGGCAGCGGGAACGGCTGCCTCTTCCCCTCTTCCCCACCACCACCATCGGCAGCTTCCCCCAGACGGAGGATCTGCGCCGGGCCCGCACGGCCTATCGCGCGGGGAAGCTTCCGGAGGCCGAATACGAAGCCCTCATCCGGGAGCGGATCCGGTATGTCATCCAGGTCCAGGAAGAGCTGGGCCTGGATGTGCTGGTCCACGGGGAGTTCGAGCGCTCGGACATGGTGGAATTCTTCGCCGAGCGCCTGGAGGGCTTCGCCATCACCCAGCACGGCTGGATCCTCTCCTACGGCACCCGTGTGTATCGGCCGCCGATCCTGTATGGGGATGTCCATCGGCCCCGGCCGATGACCCTGAAAGAAATCGCCTACGCTCAATCCCTGACCGCGAAGCCTGTGAAGGGCATGCTCACCGGGCCGGTGACCATGCTGGCCTGGAGCTACATCCGGGAGGACATCCCGGTGCAGGAGGTGGCCTTCCAGCTGGCCCTGGCCATTCAGGATGAGGTGCGGGATCTGGA encodes:
- the metE gene encoding 5-methyltetrahydropteroyltriglutamate--homocysteine S-methyltransferase, which translates into the protein MHTYAYGYPRLGRKREYKSLIEGFWAGKLQEAELVAGLEALEAERLETYRRFVDRFPVGELSLYDPMLDTALILGLYLNGERLEDYFALARGEKALELTKWFNTNYHYLVPEIPFAGGQPPAFRVAWNKPLEAFRKTPDGIPYVIGPYTFLRLSKGYPPEAFGALFRALIPAYAELFRSLKAAGAAMIHVDEPAWVTDVPPEHIALIREAYAALGREAELLVFTYYDSVDFLEQLYDMPLRGIGLDLIHGAENLDTLRRAGFPSDKILIAGIVDGRNVWKTDLRKAARQIEALRRWTSAEIWISNAGPLYHLPVTVELESRLDPALQERIAFATERLKELHLLKTLMTEGETEAVRRWNAPAHPTDHWYRPEVQERVRRLRPEDFSRDLPYAERSRRQRERLPLPLFPTTTIGSFPQTEDLRRARTAYRAGKLPEAEYEALIRERIRYVIQVQEELGLDVLVHGEFERSDMVEFFAERLEGFAITQHGWILSYGTRVYRPPILYGDVHRPRPMTLKEIAYAQSLTAKPVKGMLTGPVTMLAWSYIREDIPVQEVAFQLALAIQDEVRDLEAAGIRVIQIDEPAFRERAPLKRRRWPEYFDWAVKAFRLASRARPETQIHTHMCYSEFNEIIEYIDALDADVISIEATRSRGEVIHAFERHRYERQIGPGVYDVHSPAIPTPESMEAIIERAIRVIPPENIWVNPDCGLKTRRWEEVIPSLRHMVSAARRLRERHGAAVPTP